In one window of Nocardia brasiliensis DNA:
- a CDS encoding S8 family serine peptidase: protein MRVLIQLRPSVDVITAVADRAVPVATADVAGHLSGITLDQSYAPVAVPKPVPAAAAIERLSYSLDPVDATVVVRGEIADDDLVRGLTALTETRGVTGVFADPVIETNLTCGDTPAVGNWHDVETLVRRADLAAAGLDGTNVALAIVDTGINAAHVQQARGAAVRIDPARSWNPAGVNGTAGEFPVAHGSMCAFDALIAAPQATLLDLPVLQSTRQGGSTMDGLLSDALAGYAHLRTVLTDQPAATRALVISNSWGSFAPNWDFPVGRPGNYSDNPSHPFNVIVGSLEAAGADIVFAAGNCGRDCPDGRCAYRERPIGGANSHPAVLSIAGVDTKNQRVGYSSQGPGRLTERKPDICSYTHFLGSKAFGATEPDTGTSAACPVAAGLVAAVRTQWSATALPPAQLRTLLQRTATAQAGGYNYDYGYGITDTAALLAELNKSASRA from the coding sequence ATGCGCGTACTCATCCAGCTTCGCCCATCCGTCGATGTGATTACCGCAGTGGCCGATCGCGCCGTTCCGGTCGCCACGGCCGATGTCGCCGGACACCTGTCCGGCATCACGCTCGACCAGTCCTACGCCCCGGTCGCGGTGCCGAAGCCGGTGCCCGCCGCGGCCGCCATCGAGCGACTTAGCTACTCACTGGACCCGGTGGACGCCACGGTGGTGGTGCGCGGCGAGATCGCCGACGACGACCTCGTCCGGGGCCTTACCGCGTTGACCGAAACCCGCGGCGTCACCGGGGTTTTCGCGGATCCGGTGATCGAAACCAATCTCACCTGCGGCGACACGCCCGCGGTCGGGAACTGGCACGACGTCGAAACCCTGGTGCGCCGTGCCGATTTGGCCGCCGCCGGGTTGGACGGCACGAACGTGGCGCTGGCCATCGTCGACACCGGAATCAACGCCGCCCACGTGCAGCAGGCGCGCGGCGCGGCCGTGCGCATCGACCCGGCGCGCAGCTGGAATCCCGCCGGGGTCAACGGAACCGCGGGCGAGTTCCCGGTGGCGCACGGCAGCATGTGCGCCTTCGACGCACTCATCGCCGCGCCGCAGGCCACCCTGCTCGACCTCCCGGTGCTGCAGAGCACCCGGCAGGGCGGCAGCACAATGGACGGGCTGCTCTCGGACGCACTGGCCGGCTACGCGCACCTGCGCACCGTGCTCACCGATCAGCCCGCGGCCACGCGCGCACTGGTGATCAGCAACAGCTGGGGCTCGTTCGCCCCGAACTGGGACTTCCCGGTCGGGCGGCCGGGCAACTACTCCGACAATCCGTCCCATCCATTCAACGTGATCGTCGGGTCGCTGGAGGCCGCGGGCGCCGATATCGTTTTCGCCGCGGGCAATTGCGGTCGCGACTGCCCCGACGGCCGCTGCGCCTACCGGGAACGCCCGATCGGTGGCGCCAACTCCCATCCCGCGGTGCTGTCCATCGCGGGGGTCGACACCAAGAACCAGCGGGTCGGCTATTCCTCGCAGGGGCCGGGCCGATTGACCGAACGCAAGCCCGACATCTGCTCCTACACCCACTTTCTCGGCTCGAAGGCCTTCGGCGCGACCGAGCCCGACACCGGCACCTCCGCCGCCTGCCCGGTGGCTGCCGGGCTGGTCGCCGCGGTGCGGACCCAGTGGTCGGCGACCGCACTGCCACCGGCTCAACTGCGAACGTTGTTGCAGCGCACCGCGACCGCGCAAGCAGGCGGCTACAACTACGACTACGGTTACGGCATCACCGACACGGCCGCACTGCTCGCGGAACTGAACAAATCGGCCTCCCGCGCGTAA
- a CDS encoding SAM-dependent methyltransferase, translated as MDREPGLNPKVPSSARIYDYMLGGKDNYEVDREVARRMLAIAPDTKALAWFIRQFLVQAVGSAAKAGVKQFIDLGAGIPTSPNVHEVARKIEPSARVVYIDNDPVVRAHCDALLANSPGLAVVQADIRSPHEIIDRLKTDSLIDFSEPVAVLIIGVLHYVMDEENPGGILAAFRDAMAPGSYLALTHGSNETNPDFISQSQSDTDNTPSQVRYRSAAEVEELMAGFELLGPGVAPAQEFLDAELPATRLVIYGGLGRKSAD; from the coding sequence ATGGACCGAGAGCCTGGACTCAACCCCAAAGTGCCGAGTTCCGCGCGCATCTATGACTACATGCTCGGCGGTAAGGACAACTACGAGGTCGACCGCGAGGTCGCCCGCCGCATGCTCGCGATCGCCCCGGACACCAAGGCCCTTGCCTGGTTCATCCGCCAATTCCTGGTCCAGGCAGTCGGATCGGCCGCCAAGGCGGGGGTCAAGCAGTTCATCGACCTCGGCGCCGGCATCCCCACTTCCCCCAACGTGCACGAGGTCGCACGCAAAATCGAGCCGTCGGCCCGAGTCGTCTATATCGATAACGACCCCGTGGTCCGCGCGCACTGCGACGCGTTGCTGGCCAACTCCCCCGGCCTCGCGGTCGTGCAGGCCGACATCCGAAGCCCGCACGAGATCATCGACCGGCTCAAAACCGACTCGCTCATCGACTTCAGCGAACCGGTCGCCGTGCTCATCATCGGCGTGCTGCACTACGTGATGGACGAGGAGAACCCGGGCGGGATCCTCGCCGCGTTCCGCGACGCCATGGCGCCGGGCAGCTACCTGGCCCTCACCCACGGATCCAACGAGACCAACCCGGACTTCATCAGCCAATCCCAGTCCGACACCGACAACACCCCCTCCCAGGTGCGCTACCGCTCGGCCGCGGAGGTCGAGGAACTCATGGCGGGCTTCGAACTGCTCGGGCCCGGCGTCGCACCCGCGCAAGAGTTCCTCGATGCCGAACTGCCCGCGACCCGGCTGGTGATCTACGGCGGCCTCGGCCGCAAGTCAGCCGACTAG